The Microbacterium limosum genome contains a region encoding:
- a CDS encoding GuaB3 family IMP dehydrogenase-related protein gives MEIEIGRAKRARRAYTFDDIAVVPSRRTRNPEDVSTAWSIDAYQFGIPVLGAPMDSVVSPRTAIMLGQLGGLGVLDLEGLWTRYDDPEPLLAEIAGLDSVDATRRMQELYSEPIKPELVRDRLAEIRAAGVTVAGSLTPQRTQELYETVVAAGVDLFVIRGTTVSAEHVSSVDEPLNLKKFIYDLDVPVIVGGAGTYTAALHLMRTGAAGVLVGFGGGAASTTRVTLGIHAPMATAVADVAGARRDYLDESGGRYVHVIADGGVGTSGDIVKALAMGADAVMLGVALARATDAPGLGYHWGPEAHHSKLPRGRRVKVDQVGPLEEILYGPAPVADGTANLIGALRKSMATTGYSDLKEFQRVDVVVAPYGQG, from the coding sequence ATGGAGATCGAGATCGGCCGCGCCAAGCGCGCCCGCCGCGCGTACACGTTCGACGACATCGCCGTCGTGCCCTCGCGCCGCACCCGCAATCCCGAAGACGTCTCCACCGCGTGGTCGATCGACGCGTACCAGTTCGGCATCCCGGTGCTCGGGGCCCCGATGGATTCGGTCGTGAGCCCGCGCACCGCCATCATGCTCGGTCAGCTCGGCGGCCTCGGGGTGCTCGACCTCGAGGGGCTGTGGACCCGCTACGACGACCCGGAGCCGCTGCTCGCCGAGATCGCCGGGCTCGACTCGGTCGACGCCACGCGCCGCATGCAGGAGCTGTACTCGGAGCCGATCAAGCCCGAGCTCGTGCGCGACCGCCTCGCCGAGATCCGCGCCGCCGGCGTCACGGTCGCCGGCTCGCTCACGCCCCAGCGCACGCAGGAACTCTACGAGACCGTCGTCGCGGCGGGCGTCGACCTCTTCGTCATCCGCGGCACGACCGTCTCGGCCGAGCACGTCTCGAGCGTCGACGAGCCGCTCAACCTCAAGAAGTTCATCTACGACCTCGATGTGCCGGTCATCGTCGGCGGCGCGGGCACGTACACGGCGGCCCTGCACCTCATGCGCACGGGAGCGGCCGGCGTGCTCGTCGGGTTCGGCGGGGGAGCGGCGTCGACGACCCGCGTCACCCTCGGCATCCACGCCCCCATGGCCACGGCCGTCGCCGACGTCGCCGGCGCTCGCCGCGACTACCTCGACGAGTCGGGCGGGCGCTACGTGCACGTCATCGCCGACGGCGGCGTGGGCACCTCGGGCGACATCGTCAAGGCGCTCGCCATGGGCGCCGACGCCGTCATGCTCGGTGTCGCGCTCGCGCGCGCGACCGACGCCCCCGGCCTCGGGTACCACTGGGGGCCCGAGGCGCACCACTCCAAGCTTCCCCGCGGTCGCCGTGTGAAGGTCGACCAGGTCGGCCCGCTCGAGGAGATCCTCTACGGCCCGGCGCCGGTCGCCGACGGCACGGCGAACCTCATCGGGGCGCTGCGCAAGTCGATGGCGACGACCGGGTACTCCGACCTCAAGGAGTTCCAGCGCGTCGACGTCGTGGTCGCCCCCTACGGGCAGGGATGA
- a CDS encoding TMEM175 family protein, producing the protein MIRRRRHAAATQSTTRLEAFTDGVFAIAATLLVLDLTTYGLGPISSDADMWAALAGMGELFLNFALSFLLLCLLWMTHVQQFEHVARIDATVVWLNNGRLLFIVLVPFATSLTTEYSEWLAGRLLMPVAFFLAILCSYLQWVWAVRHRETMLPDLSDRDASAYGRGALSALVISAGVVLLAPFIGSLAFALFLLDPVGTTLFRGKGD; encoded by the coding sequence ATGATCCGGCGGCGACGGCATGCGGCGGCAACGCAGAGCACGACGCGTCTCGAGGCGTTCACCGACGGGGTGTTCGCCATCGCGGCGACCCTCCTCGTCCTCGACTTGACGACGTACGGCCTCGGCCCGATCTCGTCGGATGCCGACATGTGGGCCGCGCTCGCCGGAATGGGCGAGCTGTTCCTCAACTTCGCGCTGAGCTTCCTCCTGCTGTGCCTGCTGTGGATGACGCACGTGCAGCAGTTCGAGCACGTCGCGCGCATCGACGCGACGGTCGTCTGGCTGAACAATGGCCGCCTTCTCTTCATCGTGCTCGTGCCGTTCGCGACGAGCCTCACGACGGAGTACTCCGAGTGGCTGGCGGGCAGGCTCCTCATGCCCGTCGCGTTCTTCCTCGCGATCCTCTGCAGCTACCTGCAGTGGGTGTGGGCGGTGCGCCACCGCGAGACGATGCTCCCCGATCTGTCGGACCGGGATGCGAGCGCCTACGGCCGCGGGGCGCTCAGCGCTCTGGTGATCTCGGCGGGCGTCGTGCTCCTCGCCCCGTTCATCGGCTCCCTCGCGTTCGCGCTCTTCCTGCTCGACCCCGTGGGGACGACGCTCTTCCGCGGAAAGGGCGACTGA
- the guaB gene encoding IMP dehydrogenase: MDHNDPFGFVGLTYDDVLLLPGHTDVIPSEADTSSRVTRRITVATPLVSSAMDTVTEARMAIAIAREGGLGILHRNLSIEEQAAQVDRVKRSESGMISDPITTHPTATIEEVDALCAQYRISGLPVVDDDGRLLGIVTNRDMRFVSGFERQSTLVRDVMTSEGLITGPVGISANDVIATFAKHRVEKLPLIDDEGRLAGLITIKDFDKSEKYPLATKDEHGRLRVGAAIGFFGDAWQRAEALRDAGVDVLVVDTANGQSAGVIDIVRRIKADPTFAHIDVIGGNVATRAGAQALIDAGVDAVKVGVGPGSICTTRVVAGVGVPQVTAVYEASLAARPAGVPVIADGGLQYSGDIAKALVAGADTVMLGSLLAGTDESPGEIVFQGGKQFKQYRGMGSLGALQTRGKKTSYSKDRYFQADVPTDDKLIPEGIEGQVAYRGPVGAVAYQLVGGLRQSMFYVGARTIEELKEKGKFVRITSAGLKESHPHDVQIVVEAPNYKK; the protein is encoded by the coding sequence ATGGACCACAACGACCCGTTCGGCTTCGTCGGACTGACCTACGACGATGTCCTGCTGCTGCCGGGCCACACGGACGTCATCCCGAGCGAGGCCGACACCTCCTCGCGGGTGACCCGCCGCATCACGGTGGCGACACCGCTGGTCTCGAGCGCGATGGACACCGTGACCGAGGCGCGCATGGCGATCGCCATCGCGCGCGAGGGCGGCCTCGGCATCCTGCACCGCAATCTCTCGATCGAAGAGCAGGCGGCCCAGGTCGATCGGGTCAAGCGCAGCGAGTCGGGCATGATCTCCGACCCCATAACGACGCACCCGACGGCGACGATCGAGGAGGTCGACGCGCTGTGCGCGCAGTACCGAATCTCCGGTCTGCCGGTCGTCGACGACGACGGGCGCCTGCTCGGCATCGTCACGAACCGCGACATGCGCTTCGTGTCGGGATTCGAGCGGCAGTCCACGCTCGTGCGCGACGTGATGACGAGCGAGGGCCTCATCACGGGGCCCGTGGGGATCAGTGCGAACGACGTCATCGCGACGTTCGCCAAGCACCGCGTCGAGAAGCTGCCCCTCATCGACGACGAGGGCAGGCTCGCCGGGCTCATCACGATCAAGGACTTCGACAAGAGCGAGAAGTACCCCCTCGCCACGAAGGACGAGCACGGACGCCTGCGCGTGGGCGCCGCGATCGGCTTCTTCGGCGACGCGTGGCAGCGGGCCGAGGCCCTGCGCGACGCGGGCGTCGACGTGCTGGTCGTCGACACCGCCAACGGCCAGTCCGCGGGCGTCATCGACATCGTCCGTCGCATCAAGGCCGACCCCACGTTCGCGCACATCGACGTCATCGGCGGCAACGTCGCGACGCGGGCGGGCGCGCAGGCGCTCATCGACGCCGGGGTGGATGCCGTGAAGGTCGGCGTCGGGCCGGGATCGATCTGCACCACCCGCGTCGTCGCGGGCGTGGGGGTGCCGCAGGTGACGGCGGTCTACGAGGCATCCCTCGCGGCCCGTCCCGCCGGCGTCCCGGTGATCGCCGACGGCGGCCTGCAGTACTCCGGCGACATCGCCAAGGCCCTCGTCGCGGGCGCCGACACCGTCATGCTCGGCTCGCTGCTGGCGGGCACCGACGAGTCGCCGGGCGAGATCGTCTTCCAGGGCGGCAAGCAGTTCAAGCAGTACCGGGGCATGGGTTCGCTCGGTGCGCTGCAGACCCGCGGCAAGAAGACCTCGTACTCGAAGGACCGGTACTTCCAGGCCGACGTCCCCACCGACGACAAGCTCATCCCCGAGGGCATCGAGGGCCAGGTCGCGTACCGCGGACCGGTCGGCGCCGTCGCCTACCAGCTCGTGGGCGGCCTGCGGCAGTCGATGTTCTACGTCGGCGCGCGCACGATCGAGGAGCTCAAGGAGAAGGGCAAGTTCGTGCGCATCACGTCGGCGGGGCTGAAGGAGTCGCACCCGCACGACGTGCAGATCGTTGTCGAGGCGCCCAACTACAAGAAGTAG
- a CDS encoding branched-chain amino acid ABC transporter permease yields the protein MTDAHAAGRAPRILVLLGVLAASLIALLLVPIGPATAAEDDPYRISGNVQLDGEPLEGVRLTVEGPGGEQEVETDENGQWRVGVPERGETYTVTLDEDTLPEGIAVVDEADDSPNEKEVEMGAGGRVTVNFFIGEGERNVTSFFDQFVQRVVQGLSFGLMLGLAAVGLSLVFGTTGISNFAHGEMVTFGAIAALLLVGPASLALPLWLGFPLAIVLSAGLGLVLDMILWRPLRRRRVGVVQLMIVSIGLSLTLRYIFQFFIGGGTLQLPYSAPPRINLFGSVQLSVIDMISIAICIVVIVAFALWLTRSRLGKATRAISDNPSLAAASGIDVDFVVRVVWVVAGGLAGLSGILYAYFRPGIRWDMGAQVLLLMFSAVILGGLGTAYGALVGALIVGLLVEVSSLWIPADLKYASALFILIVILLFRPQGILGRRERIG from the coding sequence ATGACAGACGCGCACGCCGCAGGGCGCGCTCCGCGCATCCTCGTGCTGCTCGGGGTGCTCGCCGCCTCGCTCATCGCGCTTCTCCTCGTCCCCATCGGGCCGGCGACCGCGGCGGAAGACGACCCGTACCGCATCAGCGGCAACGTCCAGCTGGACGGGGAGCCGCTGGAAGGGGTGCGACTGACCGTCGAGGGCCCCGGCGGCGAGCAGGAGGTCGAGACCGACGAGAACGGTCAGTGGCGGGTCGGCGTCCCCGAACGCGGCGAGACCTACACCGTCACCCTCGACGAGGACACGCTGCCCGAGGGCATCGCCGTCGTCGACGAGGCCGACGACTCGCCCAACGAGAAGGAGGTCGAGATGGGCGCGGGCGGCCGCGTCACCGTCAACTTCTTCATCGGCGAGGGCGAGCGCAACGTCACGAGCTTCTTCGACCAGTTCGTCCAGCGCGTCGTGCAGGGCCTGAGCTTCGGCCTCATGCTCGGGCTCGCGGCGGTCGGTCTGTCCCTCGTCTTCGGCACGACGGGGATCTCCAACTTCGCGCACGGCGAGATGGTCACCTTCGGCGCCATCGCCGCCCTCCTGCTCGTCGGGCCCGCGAGTCTCGCGCTGCCGCTCTGGCTCGGCTTCCCGCTCGCGATCGTCCTGAGCGCGGGTCTCGGGCTCGTGCTCGACATGATCCTGTGGCGACCGCTGCGAAGGCGAAGAGTCGGCGTCGTGCAGCTCATGATCGTCTCCATCGGCCTGTCGCTGACCCTCCGCTACATCTTCCAGTTCTTCATCGGCGGTGGAACCCTCCAGCTGCCGTACTCCGCGCCACCGCGGATCAATCTCTTCGGTTCGGTCCAGCTCAGCGTGATCGACATGATCTCGATCGCGATCTGCATCGTCGTCATCGTCGCTTTCGCGCTCTGGCTCACGCGGTCCCGGCTGGGCAAGGCCACGCGCGCCATCTCCGACAACCCCTCGCTCGCCGCGGCATCCGGCATCGATGTCGACTTCGTCGTGCGGGTGGTGTGGGTCGTTGCGGGGGGCCTCGCGGGGCTCTCCGGCATCCTGTACGCCTACTTCCGCCCCGGCATCCGGTGGGACATGGGCGCGCAGGTGCTGCTGCTGATGTTCTCCGCCGTCATCCTCGGCGGCCTCGGAACCGCGTACGGCGCGCTCGTGGGCGCGCTGATCGTGGGGCTCCTGGTCGAGGTGTCGAGCCTGTGGATCCCGGCCGACCTCAAGTACGCCAGCGCGCTGTTCATCCTCATCGTCATCCTGCTGTTCCGACCGCAGGGCATCCTCGGTCGCCGGGAAAGGATCGGTTAA
- a CDS encoding branched-chain amino acid ABC transporter permease, with amino-acid sequence MDWLQILSNSASSILSPATIGYALAALGLAVHFGYTGLINMGIAGFMAIGAYGYAIGVLTFGLEWWVAALAGLVASAIFAVILGIPTLRLRGDYLAIVTIAAAEVVRLLFLTTAFDDVTGSADGLSGYHSSFRAANPLPQGTYGFGPWTYNETQWWVRIMGILTLLIAALVVWMLMRSPWGRVLKGVREDEDAVRSLGKNVYAYKMQSLVLGGVIAAAGGIVYALPSAVSPGVYVTSLTFFVWTALLLGGAATVFGPLLGSLIFWVLQTFLANVLPAMASAGLLFGMSAIQAATLRYILVGVALMLLVIFMPQGILGNKKELTFVK; translated from the coding sequence ATGGACTGGCTACAGATCCTCTCCAACTCGGCCTCGTCGATCCTCAGCCCCGCCACGATCGGCTACGCGCTCGCCGCCCTCGGCCTGGCGGTGCACTTCGGCTACACGGGCCTGATCAACATGGGCATCGCCGGGTTCATGGCCATCGGGGCCTACGGCTATGCGATCGGCGTGCTCACGTTCGGGCTCGAGTGGTGGGTGGCGGCGCTCGCGGGCCTCGTCGCGTCGGCGATCTTCGCCGTGATCCTCGGCATCCCCACGCTGCGCCTGCGCGGCGACTACCTGGCGATCGTCACGATCGCCGCGGCGGAAGTGGTGCGGCTGCTGTTCCTCACGACCGCGTTCGACGACGTCACCGGATCCGCCGACGGGCTGAGCGGGTACCACTCGAGCTTCCGGGCCGCCAACCCTCTGCCGCAGGGCACCTACGGGTTCGGTCCGTGGACGTACAACGAGACCCAGTGGTGGGTGCGCATCATGGGCATCCTGACGCTCCTGATCGCCGCGCTCGTCGTCTGGATGCTCATGCGCAGCCCGTGGGGGCGCGTGCTCAAGGGCGTCCGCGAGGACGAGGATGCCGTGCGATCGCTCGGGAAGAACGTCTACGCCTACAAGATGCAGTCGCTCGTCCTCGGCGGGGTCATCGCCGCCGCGGGCGGCATCGTCTACGCTCTGCCCTCGGCCGTGAGCCCGGGCGTGTACGTGACGTCGCTGACGTTCTTCGTGTGGACGGCCCTCCTGCTGGGCGGCGCGGCCACCGTGTTCGGCCCGCTCCTCGGATCTCTCATCTTCTGGGTTCTGCAGACGTTCCTGGCGAACGTCCTGCCCGCCATGGCATCGGCCGGCCTGCTGTTCGGGATGTCGGCGATCCAGGCGGCAACCCTCCGCTACATCCTCGTGGGCGTCGCGCTCATGCTGCTCGTGATCTTCATGCCGCAGGGCATCCTCGGCAACAAGAAGGAGCTGACCTTTGTCAAGTGA